CGGCTGGCCATGGACGGCATCGACCCCAGGGGCAGCACCTCGTTGACATCGGACGGTGGACCCTACACCCGGGTCCCCCGCGACACCGCCATCAGCCTGCCGAACATTTTCGCCCACCGCGATGTCAGCGATACCGATTGCCCCGGCAAGATCGGGTATGTCTCGATGAGCCAGATTCGCGACGTCGCAGCGCAGTTCACCGCGCGACCCAGTGCCTCAGATCTGGCGCAATCGCTGGAGGGAACTGCCATCTACGACCGGTGGCGGGCGATGGGCGGCATGAACAGCACACTCGGCGCGCCCAAATCACCGGAATCGCAAGGCGCGGGGAGCACGCGGTACGTCATCTTCGACAAGGGAGCGATGTACTGGTCCCCGGCAAGTGGGGCCCAGCCGGTCACCGGCTCCCTCTACGCCGCGTGGGGCGCCCTGGGCTACGAACACAGTGCACTCGGGCTGCCGACCAGCGCCGAAATCCAGGAGCCCGAGTGGATCGCGCAGAATTTCCAGCACGGCACCCTGAACCTGGACCGGCACAGCCGGACGGTCACCAGCGTGATCGACGGCATCGCCGCACTGGTGGCGCCCCCGTCGGCAGAAGGGCCGCCGACGCAGCTGGAGCGGTTCTCGCCTGCGCGCAACCGGGTCTGACCCACGGCCTTACGCTACAGGAACGGTGATCGGCGACGTGTTGTGTCCGGTCACTCGTACCCAAAGCGCCGACGAATCCTGGTGTTCGGTGGTTCCCCGGATGTCGACGGTCTCCCCCGGAAACACCGTCACGTAGTTGTCGTCGTACTCGATCGGCAGGATCTCGTCGCCGTCGCGCGAGGACATCACCTCGGCGCGCTCGAAGAACGCGACGTTGTGTGTGGGGTTGTGTAGCCGGACGACCACGCTCCCGTCGGCGGCCTGAGCAGTGACGTCGAGCGGCACCCGCGGCATGGAGCTCAAGGCGGTCATGTCCGCCCAACTGACCTGCATCGAGTCGAACGCACGGTCATTGTCGGGATCCCCGACGTCATCGGGCTGTTGGGACTGCCAGTAGACGTTCTCGGTGACGACCTCGCCGGTGTTGCGAGTCAGCTGAGCCCTGACGAAGAAGACGGGCGAATTGGCGAGCCCCCGGGGTATCGTCATGGCTTGTGCGGCGCCTCCCGCGGATACGTTGGTGCGCTGCGAGATTCGCTCGGCCTGCAGTGTTCCCTGCAGGTCGTAGATGCGAATCCGGACGAGGAGATCACGCTCGTCCTGCTGTGTCTGGTTGACGACGCTGATGCGTCCCGAGTTGCCGTCGCCGTCGGCGTAGGAGTCGAATACGACCGACAGTGGCCGCAGCCCCTTCTTGGCGCCGAAATAGGCACCGCCCGGGCGCAGGTAGTAGTCGAAGAGCTGGCCGAAGAACGACGGCCAGTGACTGTTCAGCATCCAGTATATGGTCATCTTGTGCCGGTCCCATCCCGTGGCGGCGAAGGCCTCGAACTGCGCGCGGGCCGACTCGTATTGAGCCAGTTGCGCTTTGGCGGCGAACGTCTCGGCGCTGTCGGACGGGCCGTACCGCAGGCCGATCGACCGTTGAGCACTAAGCAGGGCCCCGTTCTTCGGTTGGCCCCCGGCGTGGAAATACCAGGTGTCGTTGATCGGCCACAGCTGGTCGGGCGGGATGAACTTCCTGAGGCTGGCGAACGGCGGAATCTGTTCATTGCTGCCCTG
This genomic stretch from Mycobacterium paragordonae harbors:
- a CDS encoding N-acetylmuramoyl-L-alanine amidase, with the translated sequence MPDWCGCSATAAVSRRNVLKYVAAAPIVLGLGTVAPGLAQPPRAAADPILVAAVEAPGQAPNIVGRAQWGAQESLRSRPPVYDNGIKAGVVHHTATVNEYAPQDSAAIVRSIYAYHTRNLGWPDIAYNALVDKYGQVFEGRFGGMTRPVQGTHTGGFNRNTWAVCMIGEFDAMAPTPIQVRTVGRLLGWRLAMDGIDPRGSTSLTSDGGPYTRVPRDTAISLPNIFAHRDVSDTDCPGKIGYVSMSQIRDVAAQFTARPSASDLAQSLEGTAIYDRWRAMGGMNSTLGAPKSPESQGAGSTRYVIFDKGAMYWSPASGAQPVTGSLYAAWGALGYEHSALGLPTSAEIQEPEWIAQNFQHGTLNLDRHSRTVTSVIDGIAALVAPPSAEGPPTQLERFSPARNRV